A window of Asterias amurensis chromosome 10, ASM3211899v1 genomic DNA:
taataataataataataataataataataataataataataataataataataataataataataataataataataataataataataataataataataataataataataataataataataataataataataataataataataataataataataataataataataataataataataataataataataataataataataataataataataataataataataataataataataataataataataataataataataataataataataataataataataataataataataataataataataataataataataataataataataataataataataataataataataataataataataataataataataataataataataataataataataataataataataataataataataataataataataataataataataataataataataataataataataataataataataataataatgtaaattgTTTTGTCATTTATTGCGTTGTTCCCCTGCCAAAGTGCTAACTTTCCTGCAAAACTGTGTTCAcgcacttaaaataccaaaataaactgcgccaataaagtatctaaacacttacaaatagtcagatttatcggaacctgaattagtatgccaaagaataattattcatttctattcaccgttaatttctgcacattttgacacatcttgtgttgcgctatgatgttgtttggtggatttatgggcacttgagtggcttaaggtcgaatttcaaaagttgcaaaagcccctattcaccccaattcgatccagaagggaactcacacaagcctcacacacagacaaaatcaagacaaaagacacaaactcgtttcgtttacttgaccatgaaatttatggccgtatctttaactctaaaactgctgatatcctgcctcaatacttggtgtgtcctccatcactgttaacggcaatgagtcgtcttctcatactccaaacgagacatctgatctgtccctggtcaatcccctgccatttcctgatcaggatgcgtcgcaatccctcgagagtggtgtcaggcttgatagacttgttcactttcttctgctgcagaagtcacactcgggcggccactccttggcaggttgtccacatttccctgagcttggtagccattccaccattttactgaccgtcgctggtgacgttccaacttgatgagctgcagctcgaatcgacataccggcttctatcaaaccaacgatccgtcctctttcctgtttggtcagttgagccatctttcctgttatcttgaaacacctttccctgtcttaccataatcagggattctggctcttaacccattttgttgtatgcctcccatctttgacccctttgcttggttactgacaattattgctgatgttcatcgcaaccgatttatccaaaacgcgacaaacaaatcatgtataaagggcgggcaaaagaaacgctgatcttactcgtcacaatacaacgatttagcttgaataggggcttttgcaacttttgaaattcgaccttaagccactcaagtgcccataaatccaccaaacaacatcgtagcgcaacataagatgtgtcaaaatgtgcagaaattaacggtgaatagaaatgaataattattttttggcatactatttcaggttccgatatatctgaccatttgtaagtgtttagatactttattggcgcagtttattttaTTGCATGTGTATGTAGGTcggtaccttatcttccaacgataaaagtgtcataatccacaaagtgccactttcggacttatggcccAATTCAATACCCCTATTTTTCGATATTTGAAATAGCTACATATCTTAGGCAATAATCAGAAACAATACcatatttttaaatgaaatgtgtacatgtagtttaataGAGTTATCCAAACtaggagtaaaaaaaaattaaaaaaaatgacctGCCTTTTCCAAACGTATACAATCCATTCAAAGAGGCAAACAATATTTTTAGCAACTATTTGGACGACAAAATTACCGATCCATTGTACTGAAAATGgtatgtttatatatttttgagaGCAGCGTCGGCGGAACGCTTCGAAGAGTGTGGACAATTGTTTTCTCCCATTTGCAAAgcatatatttatatataggTAGACATGCTATGTTTGGTTCGCAAAGAAGATCAAGAACTAATGGTAACAACATCGAATTAATTATACATATCAAACTTACATAATAAAATAAGATAGTTTGTTAATTTTTGGGGGTTTGATGATGGAATTTAATTCAAAGATTTATTGTATCATATAATgacagtttgtttttgttttatttcaccggtgttttttttttttttttttttttttcacccgcTGTAgctatattaaaaacaaaaagttttcaGCCTGAAAAtcccataaaacaaacaatcgcGAATAATAGATGGAATTTCTTTCCTCAAGCATGTTGGTATCTGTTATTACGTTTTATTGCCGCACAGGCAGGCATTTTGCTAAATAGTGTCggctaaaaaaacacaaacaggaTTGTATGGTGTTTCCAAATGGCGTCCGTGGTGACTTCAATTAACGCACCAAACCCGCTCTCCAGGTAGTATAACATATATCAATGCTCTgcacctagtaagtctgctgccaccaagtgtccaaAAGTCATTGACTGGATGatttaatgaaaatgaaacatttgtttgtattcaTATAACAGGACAGCCCAGTCTCaccaagatggccgaagctgcacttcacactgagaccacttggaagattagacatgtacacatcgaatgcccaatctgcTCGGCTCGGTTCATCGATCCGAAAATTCTGGACTGCCAGCACAGCTTCTGCctaaaatgtcttcaggaacttgTAGACAAACAGGATTCAAAGACAGATTTCATCACTTGCCCAGTGTGTAGAGAGAAAACTTCAATCCCAGATAAGGGACCATCGGCTCTTCTCAACTGCTTTCtcttgagctcgcttattgatgacgtcatcaatccgAATAGTCCCGAGGTGGACATTAACCCTCTTGTCTCGATttgcgaaggatgcgacgaaggtcttgatgccgtctcacggtgtgttgactgtgatGCGAATTTTTGCAAGATTTGTTTGGAATACCAcgccaaaataaaattgaacaggCATCATCGAGTCGTGAATGCAGCCGGGTCTTCAAATGAGGGATCCAGAgaccagaaaaaaacttgctcTCCAAAATGCCggaaacacactgaccaggaactgtgttttTACTGTGCAACGTGTGATTTACCCGCGTGTCCTAAATGTGCGGTGCTCGATCACCGATCGTCAGACCACAACCTTTCTGAAATCAATGATTCCATTCGATCGTATCGTCTAGCTGTTGAAGAGGCTTTGATGAAGTTTGATGAATGTCGCAagcaatttcaaaaagtggatAACTCTATCAAACACTCACAACATAGATTACAGCTCATGGTCGACCGGGCTCTTCGAGATATTGTGGCCAAGGAGAAAGAGGAAGTTGCAAAAATCAGGAAAGCATCTCGCCTCTTTCAAGACAGAATAACTcaaatcggtcaagaaagaggTGAGGAGTTTGGCAGCATACAGATCAGCAATAGCGAtaagatgagccgtgcagagcagatcgtagcttcagtcaacGACTTGATGCAACATGCGGATGACTTTGAGCTGATGGACCTCAAGCCAAAGGTTATGCACAACTTGACATTCCACAATGAGCTcaagtttcaaacagtgcagcatagcaagtcattcatcgggttcaaaggtcatgatgtcGTCACTGATGCGGATAtcggtgaaatactagaggAAGAGAAGTGGGAGGTGAAGACAGAGTTTCGTGAATACGGGCAAGGTGAGGGGGAAATCATAGATGCATGGGACGTTGCTTGTTTAAGCAACGATGACATCGTCGTTACTGATTCGGAACGGCGGATATTATCAAAATTTACATCGAGTGGTAGTTACAAATCTCAAGGTGTGCAAAGTACGACAGAAGATGGACAACTAGAAGACCCTATCGGTGTTGcggtgacctctgatgacctgcttctggttacATACGGAGaggatgtaaaggtttatgatagagAACTACGATACATTCGCAAGTTCAGACCCTCACAGAATCAAGTCGAGGGGCAGTCAGAGAGTATACTCGCTGGTATTGCTGTTGACAAGAAAGATCGTATTGCAGTGTATGACTGTGGGAGAAAGGTAATATCTCTTCATAACAAGGATGGATCCACcatttccacaatacatcatgatGATATTGGCGATACCGACAATCCAAGCTTTATATCTGTTAACAGCAAGGAGCAACTGATCTTTACAAACATCCTCGAGTCGAAActagtttgtgtggatttcTTGGGAAACGAGGTGTTTAATATAAGCACCTCCCTTGACGGCAAACCTGTATTTTCTACTGGTGTGTGTTGTGATGATGCTGGGGATATATATGCGTGTATCGTACGCAAAAATGGTGATGgtgatgttgatgttgatggtgatggtggtggtgatggtgatggtgatggtggtggtgatggtgatggtgatggtgatggtgatggtgatggtgatggtgatggtgatggtgatggtgatggtgatggtggtggtgatggtgatggtgatggtgatggtgatggtgatggtgatggtgatggtgatgatgatggtgatggcttttttgagatacatcattacgatgcatcaggtgagcacatcggctgtgtagctcgTGGCTTGCACGGTCCTCTAGGCATGACGTTTACTCCGACCGGTGACCTCATCGTGTCTGATATGAACTCGATTAAGATCTTGCATCGCGTGTGAGtgtcgatgacgtcatggtcGTAAAATGTACAATAATATTGATGACAATGTAAATTTGCAACTTTTAAAGTtgaaagacaccggacactattatttgacgtatctcaacattatgcataacataacaaacctgtaaaaaatgagc
This region includes:
- the LOC139942951 gene encoding uncharacterized protein, producing MAEAALHTETTWKIRHVHIECPICSARFIDPKILDCQHSFCLKCLQELVDKQDSKTDFITCPVCREKTSIPDKGPSALLNCFLLSSLIDDVINPNSPEVDINPLVSICEGCDEGLDAVSRCVDCDANFCKICLEYHAKIKLNRHHRVVNAAGSSNEGSRDQKKTCSPKCRKHTDQELCFYCATCDLPACPKCAVLDHRSSDHNLSEINDSIRSYRLAVEEALMKFDECRKQFQKVDNSIKHSQHRLQLMVDRALRDIVAKEKEEVAKIRKASRLFQDRITQIGQERGEEFGSIQISNSDKMSRAEQIVASVNDLMQHADDFELMDLKPKVMHNLTFHNELKFQTVQHSKSFIGFKGHDVVTDADIGEILEEEKWEVKTEFREYGQGEGEIIDAWDVACLSNDDIVVTDSERRILSKFTSSGSYKSQGVQSTTEDGQLEDPIGVAVTSDDLLLVTYGEDVKVYDRELRYIRKFRPSQNQVEGQSESILAGIAVDKKDRIAVYDCGRKVISLHNKDGSTISTIHHDDIGDTDNPSFISVNSKEQLIFTNILESKLVCVDFLGNEVFNISTSLDGKPVFSTGVCCDDAGDIYACIVRKNGDGDIHHYDASGEHIGCVARGLHGPLGMTFTPTGDLIVSDMNSIKILHRV